One window of Scheffersomyces stipitis CBS 6054 chromosome 1, whole genome shotgun sequence genomic DNA carries:
- the SEC18 gene encoding cytoplasmic protein involved in protein transport between ER and Golgi ATPase: protein MERLGFRRVSNSPTQPGAPTITHSRPNVATSGPVSNAGVPHFKKSFVVDQSPDNRIVSSNCVAVNPGDFASFPNRTPFSFDAEFVYSIEKDERMAPGSVGMGGNIRTWGSWSRGQSITVESYNIFANGNTQQSYLGQVEILIDFKQKSKASSAAIVHDELVDIFLKSYENQILQPTQKIIMDFKGVYYELYISSVQVIDISNNDHLPSIKDSTDLASKGILLRQTDVIFYPEDKSLINLVKPTSLKQKILGGSTHHKPRARKQLINSDFKLEDLGIGGLDAEFQDIFRRAFNSRILPPEIAEKLDYKHCKGLLLFGPPGTGKTLIARKLSKMLNGREPKIVNGPEMLSKYVGASEENIRNLFKDAEQEYKQKGEDSDLHVIIFDELDSVFKQRGSGKSDGTGVGDNVVNQLLSKMDGVDQLNNILVIGMTNRLDLIDTALLRPGRFEIQIEISLPDEKGRRDILLIHTAKLRENDLLTSDIDFDELSSLTKNFTGAELEGLCNSAKSFAITRHVKSGSIAQIDVDSIRNLKITRNDFLLALSEVKPAFGTDEEDLTLAARHGIIQFSHFIKNIFETGQSIIDLVKSSETETLRSLLLYGPPGVGKTAIASTLALNSDFPFIKMLSAESLAGMGELQKIQYIDNTFRDVYKSPLNILLIDKIETLINYVPIGPRFSNDILQLLMVYLTKSPPKGRRLLIIGTTSQYSVLKHMNLVDSFNDAVAVPPIRTVEEIGKVLDKLGFMSASERHEILNQLGKFDVNIGIKRLIDSIMVSAYAKEGVDDVVTNIMDKMRLE from the coding sequence ATGGAAAGACTTGGATTCCGTAGAGTCTCCAACAGCCCCACACAGCCTGGGGCCCCTACCATCACCCACCTGAGGCCCAATGTTGCCACCTCGGGTCCGGTTTCAAACGCCGGCGTACCTcacttcaagaagagctTTGTAGTCGACCAGTCTCCTGACAATCGGATCGTTTCATCGAACTGTGTTGCAGTAAATCCTGGCGACTTTGCCAGTTTTCCCAATAGAACTCCATTTCTGTTTGACGCGGAGTTTGTGTATTCGATCGAGAAAGACGAACGCATGGCCCCTGGTTCTGTTGGGATGGGTGGGAACATTCGAACATGGGGCTCCTGGTCCAGAGGTCAGCTGATAACTGTAGAATCGTATAATATCTTTGCCAACGGCAATACCCAGCAGTCGTACTTGGGCCAAGTCGAAATTCTCATAGACTTCAAACAAAAGAGTAAAGCCAGCTCTGCTGCAATCGTTCATGACGAACTTGTGGACATATTTTTGAAGAGCTATGAAAACCAGATCTTGCAACCAACGCAGAAAATCATCATGGACTTCAAGGGTGTCTACTATGAGTTGTATATTTCATCTGTACAGGTGATCGATATTAGTAACAACGATCACTTACCTTCGATTAAAGACCTGACTGATTTGGCTTCAAAAGGCATCTTGCTCCGTCAAACCGATGTCATTTTCTATCCTGAGGACAAGTCGctcatcaacttggtcaaacctacttctttgaaacagaagattCTTGGAGGTTCCACGCACCACAAGCCACGTGCCCGCAAGCAGCTTATCAACTCCGACTTCAAGCTCGAGGATTTGGGCATTGGTGGTTTGGATGCCGAGTTCCAGGacatcttcagaagagCATTCAACAGTAGAATATTGCCTCCAGAGATCGCTGAGAAGTTGGACTACAAGCACTGTAAGGGTTTGTTACTCTTCGGACCTCCAGGAACAGGAAAAACGCTTATAGCTCGTAAGTTGAGTAAAATGTTGAATGGTAGAGAACCCAAGATCGTCAACGGGCCGGAGATGTTGAGTAAATACGTGGGGGCATCTGAAGAAAACATCCGTAATTTGTTTAAGGATGCCGAACAGGAGTACAAACAAAAGGGCGAAGATTCCGACTTGCACGTTATAATTTTTGACGAGTTGGATTCTGTTTTCAAGCAGAGAGGCTCAGGTAAATCCGACGGAACTGGTGTAGGCGACAATGTAGTCAACCAATTGTTGTCCAAAATGGATGGTGTAGATCAATTGAATAACATCTTGGTGATCGGTATGACGAATAGGTTGGACTTAATCGATACGGCCTTGTTGAGACCAGGCAGATTTGAGATCCAGATCGAAATCTCGTTGCCAGACGAAAAGGGTAGAAGAGATATCTTGTTGATTCACACGGCCAAGTTGCGAGAAAATGATTTGTTGACCTCAGATATCGACTTTGACGAACTTTCTTCGCTCACAAAGAACTTCACTGGTGCCGAGTTGGAAGGTTTGTGCAATTCCGCCAAGTCTTTCGCAATCACCAGACACGTGAAGTCTGGCTCTATAGCTCAGATCGACGTAGACTCGATCAGAAACTTAAAGATTACTCGTAATGACTTCTTGCTAGCATTGAGCGAAGTCAAGCCGGCTTTCGGTACAGATGAGGAGGACTTGACTCTCGCTGCTAGACACGGTATCATCCAGTTCAGCcacttcatcaagaacatcTTCGAGACTGGCCAGTCTATCATtgacttggtcaagtcCAGCGAAACTGAAACTTTACGTAGTCTTTTGTTATATGGGCCACCTGGTGTAGGTAAAACAGCCATAGCCAGTACTCTAGCTCTCAATTCTGATTTTCCTTTCATCAAGATGTTGTCGGCTGAGAGTTTGGCTGGTATGGGTGAGTTGCAGAAGATTCAGTATATAGATAACACCTTCAGAGACGTCTACAAGTCGCCCTTGAACATCTTGCTCATCGACAAGATCGAGACCTTGATCAATTACGTACCTATTGGACCCAGGTTCTCCAACGATATTCTCCAGTTGTTAATGGTTTATTTAACCAAGAGTCCTCCAAAGGGCAGAAGATTGTTGATCATTGGTACTACTTCGCAATACTCAGTGTTGAAGCACATGAATTTGGTAGACTCGTTTAACGACGCTGTGGCTGTTCCACCAATCAGAAcggttgaagaaatcgGCAAGGTATTGGATAAGTTGGGCTTCATGAGCGCTTCAGAGAGACACGAGATCTTGAACCAGTTGGGCAAGTTCGATGTCAACATCGGCATCAAGAGGTTAATCGACTCCATCATGGTTTCGGCTTACGCTAAAGAAGGAGTCGATGATGTTGTTACGAATATCATGGATAAAATGAGACTTGAATAG
- a CDS encoding predicted protein, with protein sequence MKFKATILLLYSSIAFINIPFVESSALRKGWHSVHTKIDAVFNVTQFMNCVNINGTIINLWETEVGEYLVTPANLEVFELFKWLDCTDEQDIGDLLVVAMSEKKGGGNPKIKTRIILRKSKFSHISNIFLGVCILAVVSQQSGFSGVAAITFRLQVLYTLNEGCATIRLNFAAVKLFV encoded by the exons atgaaatttAAAGCTACCATACTCTTGTTATATTCTAGCATTGCATTCATCAACATTCCTTTCGTAGAATCGCTGGCTCTACGAAAAGGATGGCATTCAGTTCACACAAAAATTGATGCTGTGTTTAATGTTACACAGTTCATGAACTGTGTAAATATTAATGGTACAATTATCAACTTATGGGAAacagaagttggagaataCCTTGTAACACCTGCTAACTTAGAAGTATTTGAATTATTTAAATGGTTAGACTGCACGGACGAGCAGGATATAGGAGACTTATTAGTG GTAGCCATGAGCGAAAAA AAGGGTGGAGGAAATCCTAAGATAAAAACCCGAATTATATTAAGAAAACTGAAATTCCTGCATATAAGCAATATATTCTTAGGTGTTTGTATTTTAGCGGTAGTCAGTCAACAATCTGGGTTTAGTGGTGTAGCGGCTATCACGTTTCGTTTACAGGTGTTATACACA TTAAACGAGGGGTGCGCTACCATCCGTCTAAACTTTGCGGCTGTGAAATTATTTGTCTAG
- the MPT5 gene encoding protein necessary for high temperature growth (Suppressor protein MPT5 (HTR1 protein) protein necessary for high temperature growth) — translation MSHNHNLSINSVNSLIEPTTPPNLVQRHTRSTSVLSGSGGSGAVGSSVATPFHHTKSGSLSGSNLLFAGPQNFNSNIHVNANAASSSAGVNGGVNGGANSSANPHASANSRGQNKIDKDYIASISKVPLVQLKSDILRLSKDQYGCRFLQKKIDENLIPNYQTRLNNFEVIFAQIHPYLYELIIDPFGNYLIQKLIVYCNESNLNLILQILQYNLFQISINQHGTRALQKIIDNLNNQYQLNLLIKGMKPYIIELIKDLNGNHVIQKILNKYPPSDCQFIYDSIIEGLYVVASHKHGCCVLQKCLNHVTMTQLQEFSACILDFANFQLLINDQFGNYVLQYLISINSFEINYKIFQNFLQFGINNLCNLKFSSNVVEKFLKNCYNNEAYNGVTAVNFSNLKMELIYNILINDLNKLINDPYGNYVIQTLIDILINQQVPSGKIEKLSLLLPAQEPIEDDSQLQVVIIKYWFSNCKIVSSFGKRIQSKINSIVNDRNHVHSVGTNSSNKPFQHNMNQNSYRRNLSISSD, via the exons ATGTCTCACAACCACAATTTGTCCATTAACCTGGTCAATTCTCTAATAGAACCTACAACTCCGCCAAACCTCGTCCAGAGACATACCCGTTCCACACTGGTGCTTTCTGGCCTGGGCGGCTCAGGTGCGGTAGGCTCTTCTGTTGCTACGCCTTTCCATCACACAAAATCTGGCTCTCTTTCTGGCTCCAACCTTTTATTTGCTGGTCCCCAGAATTTCAACAGTAATATCCATGTCAACGCCAATGCTGCCAGCAGTAGTGCCGGCGTTAACGGTGGCGTTAACGGTGGCGCTAACTCTAGTGCCAACCCTCATGCTTCCGCCAACAGCCG TGGTCAAAAT AAAATTGATAAAGACTATATTGCCTCTATCAGCAAGGTTCCGTTGGTTCAGTTGAAGCTGGATATTCTCAGGCTCTCCAAAGACCAATATGGGTGTCGTTTTctacaaaagaaaatagaCGAGAACTTGATTCCTAACTACCAGACCAGACTCAACAACTTCGAAGTTATCTTTGCCCAGATCCACCCTTATCTCTATGAGTTGATTATCGACCCGTTTGGCAATTATTTGATCCAGAAATTGATCGTCTACTGCAACGAGTCGAATCTTAACCTCATATTGCAGATCTTGCAGTACAACTTGTTCCAGATCCTGATCAACCAGCATGGAACAAGAGCTCTTCAGAAGATAATCGACAATTTGAACAATCAGTACCAGTTAAATTTACTCATCAAGGGTATGAAACCGTACATCATTGAGCTTATCAAGGATCTCAACGGAAACCATGTTATCCAAAAGATCCTCAACAAGTACCCACCTCTGGACTGTCAGTTCATCTACGACTCAATCATCGAAGGATTGTACGTTGTAGCTCTGCACAAGCATGGCTGTTGCGTCTTACAGAAGTGCTTGAACCATGTGACTATGACCCAGTTGCAGGAGTTCAGTGCTTGTATTTTGGACTTTGCTAACTtccagttgttgatcaacgacCAGTTTGGGAACTACGTATTGCAGTATCTCATTCTGATCAACTCATTTGAGATCAACTACAAGATCTTCCAGAACTTCTTGCAGTTTGGAATTAACAACTTGtgcaacttgaagttctcaTCTAATGTCGttgagaagttcttgaagaattgctACAACAATGAAGCTTACAACGGCGTAACCGCTGTCAACTTCTCGAACTTAAAGATGGAGTTGATCTACAAcatcttgatcaacgacttgaacaagCTCATCAACGACCCCTACGGTAACTACGTCATTCAGACCTTGATCGACATTTTGATCAACCAGCAAGTCCCTAGtggaaaaattgaaaaattgtcgttgttgttgcCAGCACAGGAACCTATTGAGGACGATTCACAGTTGCAAGTTGTCATAATCAAATACTGGTTTCTGAACTGTAAGATCGTATCGTCCTTTGGCAAGAGGATCCAGTCCAAAATCAACTCTATCGTCAACGACAGAAACCACGTGCATTCTGTTGGAACTAATTCGAGCAACAAGCCATTCCAGCATAACATGAATCAGAACTCGTACAGACGTAACCTTTCCATCTCATCAGAC
- a CDS encoding predicted protein yields the protein MTKHDFLLSPQILGLINEQVQNHIREVTNGFETDIRALRQENYKLKKQIEDLTRLPKPLKLNKEHSSVVNSQEKSPEKSLVSIISKDVKNSKVQSTILMSVKSKENTLQLSNMPNLAAQSFNDNSKNRQPIAVPNLRSKSLCIEPTQYSDDDIVSSPIKISPKKVVQSSVARSQGDSMVIENDSGSVPYFKLLTQYSDTSSSPTRTQQQFQMAQVDEKENLSPELIDDDVFVGKSNIDSSPDKGSVSDVFQKQNEEYLGKIELKTDEEDVVEVEDSQEEEPQLGEVVQLYDSFRIEFPTRIRPYTKLQRIEFLSSFYKRMFDQVSDFKIGLKSNPINEIDWFSGDFKPNPNCQGKGEAKVTYVQTINGTYKRRVGITKQEEFNRKRFYRMAQGNGSEDAENKENKEHRDGYKTPGEDEGDDRGENANKDEDDEEYYDKLSQLFDKIPSPPGFMNSEFPDTQESKRRRAVIEKRQKRRIQRRLKECFSVRDGVQVGEFVFSIDIINRYVAAERYYL from the coding sequence ATGACTAAACATGATTTTTTGCTTTCACCGCAGATTTTGGGCCTTATAAACGAGCAGGTACAGAACCATATACGAGAAGTCACCAATGGCTTCGAAACTGATATTCGGGCCCTACGTCAGGAGAAttacaaattgaaaaaacaaattgaagacttAACAAGATTGCCCAAGCCTCTtaagttgaacaaagaaCATAGCAGTGTAGTAAATTCACAGGAAAAGTCGCCTGAAAAGTCGTTGGTTCTGATTATCCTGAAGGATgtgaagaatctgaaagtACAATCAACTATTTTGATGTCTGTGAAGTCTAAAGAGAACACCTTACAGCTTTCAAATATGCCCAATTTGGCTGCACAATCATTTAATGataatctgaaaaatcggCAGCCGATTGCAGTACCGAATTTGCGATCCAAATCACTTTGCATAGAACCTACTCAGTATTCTGACGACGATATAGTGTCTTCTCCCATTAAGATCTCACCTAAAAAGGTAGTACAGTCGAGCGTGGCACGTTCTCAAGGCGATTCAATGGTCATAGAGAATGACTCTGGGAGCGTACCGTACTTCAAGCTTCTTACACAGTATTCAgacacttcttcttctccaactcGAACTCAGCAGCAATTCCAAATGGCTCAGGTAGatgagaaagaaaatcttCTGCCTGAGCTTATTGACGACGATGTTTTCGTTGGAAAGAGCAATATTGACAGTTCTCCGGACAAAGGAAGCGTGTCTGACGTATTTCAGAAGCAAAACGAAGAGTATCTTGGAAAAATAGAGCTCAAaacagacgaagaagatgttgtggaagtagaagattctcaggaagaagaacctcAGCTCGGAGAAGTTGTCCAGCTCTACGATTCGTTTCGGATTGAGTTTCCTACTAGAATACGGCCCTATACAAAGTTGCAGcgaattgaatttttgtCTAGTTTCTATAAACGAATGTTTGACCAAGTATCAGACTTCAAAATCGGATTAAAATCCAATCCCATTAACGAAATAGACTGGTTTCTGGGAGATTTTAAACCGAATCCTAATTGTCAGGGGAAGGGTGAAGCAAAGGTCACATATGTGCAGACTATAAATGGCACATATAAGCGACGTGTAGGAATCacgaaacaagaagaatttaATCGTAAACGGTTCTACCGAATGGCACAAGGAAACGGCTCGGAAGATGCCgaaaataaagaaaacaaagagCACAGAGACGGGTACAAGACTCCAGGAGAAGACGAAGGAGACGACAGAGGTGAGAATGCAAATAaggatgaagacgacgaagagtACTACGACAAGTTGAGCCAGCTTTTCGACAAAATCCCTCTGCCTCCTGGATTCATGAATAGCGAATTTCCTGATACCCAGGAACTGAAAAGGCGCAGAGCTGTCATAGAAAAGAGACAGAAACGACGTATTCAGAGAAGGTTGAAGGAGTGTTTTTCTGTTCGAGATGGAGTTCAAGTGGGTGAGTTTGTGTTTTCGATAGACATCATCAACCGATATGTAGCAGCAGAACGCTACTATTTGTGA
- the NUP49 gene encoding Nucleoporin NUP49/NSP49 (Nuclear pore protein NUP49/NSP49) (Nucleoporin NUP49/NSP49 (Nuclear pore protein NUP49/NSP49) localizes to discrete spots in the nuclear envelope), with protein sequence MFGTANNSQAPTSGFGFGGANSTGSGFGAKPSGGLFGANQTTNTGPGTFGSGNAFGNNANNQQTAGSGGLFGASGQNQQQPTQNQNQQGGGLFGSNSNTAGTSSGGLFGSKPAAGGLFGGSTGAATTGLFGGQNQTQNPQNQQNQQNTGLFGSKPAVGGGLFGASTSGQTPAATGGLFGGNTANTASSTMGGGLFGGSANQFQQQQQNQQQNQQQLTAMTRVGDLPPAIRQELEEFDRYINKQHLVATTLQADYGKHDQLINTIPKDINYLHNKLMSTKQALKFDSGQLVHLKELNNEITDDISKIMQLILQLSTPGTRLSSSFQLNEFFVKKIKKYYEILRQYEGVVAELDSILGGLERSCTEGFGNLFNIVEVIKSQYHLFMELCETMAQLHNEVNKLSK encoded by the exons ATGTTTGGAACTGCCAATAATTCACAGGCTCCAACGTCCGGTTTCGGTTTTGGTGGTGCCAATTCTACCGGTTCAGGCTTCGGAGCCAAACCCAGTGGAGGTCTTTTTGGCGCCAATCAAACAACAAATACCGGCCCAGGCACTTTTGGCAGTGGAAATGCCTTTGGAAACAATGCCAATAACCAACAGACAGCAGGATCTGGTGGCTTGTTTGGCGCTTCTGGCCAGAATCAACAGCAGCCGAcacagaaccagaaccaacaagGAGGAGGATTGTTTGGAAGCAATAGCAATACGGCCGGAACTAGTAGTGGAGGTCTTTTCGGAAGCAAACCTGCCGCTGGTGGATTATTTGGTGGTTCCACTGGGGCTGCTACGACAGGTCTTTTTGGAGGTCAAAACCAAACTCAAAATCCACAAAACCAGCAAAACCAACAGAATACGGGACTTTTTGGTAGTAAACCTGCTGTTGGCGGTGGATTATTTGGAGCAAGTACAAGTGGACAGACTCCTGCTGCGACCGGCGGCTTATTTGGTGGAAATACGGCTAACACGGCCTCTTCTACCATGGGTGGAGGGTTATTTGGAGGATCTGCA aatcaatttcaacaacaacaacagaatcagcaacaaaatcaacagCAGTTGACTGCAATGACGAGAGTGGGCGATTTGCCTCCGGCTATAAGGCAAGAGCTCGAGGAGTTTGATCGTTACATTAACAAGCAACATCTTGTAGCGACTACTTTACAAGCTGACTATGGCAAACACGACCAGCTCATCAATACTATTCCCAAGGATATCAATTATCTTCATAACAAGCTTATGTCGACAAAACAGGCGCTTAAATTCGACTCTGGACAACTAGTTCATCTCAAGGAGCTCAATAACGAAATCACAGACGACATCTCAAAGATAATGCAACTCATATTACAGTTATCTACACCTGGAACAcgtctttcttcttctttccagtTAAATGAATTCTTtgtcaagaagatcaagaagtactACGAGATTTTGCGTCAGTACGAGGGAGTCGTCGCTGAACTAGATTCAATTCTCGGTGGCTTGGAAAGACTGTGTACGGAAGGTTTTGGTAACTTGTTTAATATAGTAGAGGTTATCAAGTCGCAGTACCATTTGTTCATGGAGTTGTGTGAAACGATGGCTCAACTTCATAATGAGGtgaacaagttgtcgaAGTAG
- a CDS encoding predicted protein: MSRTGRVLRKSATKIMTRVAYLHLNGSLANLVSEHFCRRAAQAISIVDVVSSQICQFSSSSQSQMSSRADYLSKYLQSDKRKKKSKKIPSATSNVVIRADPRVEKVESEEEAEIIHDEESELAPVKVQIATKSQSKGFKRIDNGSEVVQAEREKVEEPGKIEPEAQQTTVYRDASGRIVDIDNRRKQFEQEKEAERDKRTFTELRTAEDEIERQQKEKYVPKQSQFEDPLLVFEDKQDEPENSTNAYSSYVYNKGVNPSNRFGIRAGYFWDGIDRSNGFEELVLRKQTEQKFQKMDTAINESYDLDYE; the protein is encoded by the coding sequence ATGTCTAGAACGGGCAGAGTTTTGAGAAAAAGTGCTACCAAGATAATGACAAGAGTTGCCTATTTGCACCTAAATGGTTCTCTCGCTAATTTAGTTAGTGAGCATTTCTGCCGCCGTGCGGCTCAAGCAATATCTATCGTAGATGTAGTTTCTTCTCAGATTTgccaattctcttcttcttcacaaTCACAGATGTCATCTAGAGCGGATTACCTCCTGAAATATCTTCAGCTGGACAAGCGGAAGAAaaagagcaagaagatACCCTCGGCAACCTCGAATGTTGTGATCCGGGCTGATCCTAGAGTAGAGAAagttgaaagtgaagaGGAAGCTGAGATTATTCacgatgaagaaagtgaaTTGGCACCGGTAAAGGTGCAAATAGCTACAAAATCACAGAGTAAAGGATTTAAACGAATCGATAATGGCTCGGAGGTTGTACAAGCAGAGAGAGAAAAAGTAGAGGAGCCTGGAAAAATAGAACCAGAAGCACAACAGACTACAGTTTACAGAGATGCCCTGGGGCgaattgtagatatcgataatagaagaaagcaatttgaacaagaaaaggaagctGAAAGAGATAAGAGGACTTTCACGGAGTTGCGGacagctgaagatgaaattgaaagacagcagaaagagaaatatGTGCCGAAACAGAGCCAATTTGAAGATCCGTTGTTAGTATTTGAAGATAAACAAGACGAACCTGAAAATTCTACGAATGCCTATAGTAGCTATGTCTACAATAAGGGAGTCAATCCTTCAAACAGATTTGGGATCAGAGCCGGCTATTTCTGGGACGGAATCGATCGTTCTAACGGATTTGAGGAGCTTGTGTTGAGAAAGCAGACAGAGCAGAagtttcagaagatggataCTGCGATTAATGAGAGTTATGATCTTGACTATGAGTGA
- a CDS encoding predicted protein, with protein MSSIPEIPGYYYDGEKRRYFKIVNGAVNSSSETKKYHNNAVEKEKRRLKYQNSRQESSLANSSSSQGSSSSSSSSPHTIAVEKSVEERRKILIKHTKEWHKSHTCPVLNLNNNSLWLRIKSGDVDVNNPYYVLDQTDLIRSSWTGTTPEKDERDALPQGTVEAQVNSSVMLMRNHDTWSSFRLYDFEEKRMKSLPDRSIETYLEQHGCIPADDLYAHNATGHTDSFQLLRIVETDISDFNWLFSFKTVFVDKEAVDNTRALLKFVYDKIQSQPPKVRQHFTVIFGLPLMTFDETFVSVDEMNNLLRSSESQEARSAALSAFLHRHEKDKTPFFEGSYLNPDSSYITHCLVTEDNSLVVVSDHYVVSISYSPSVHGTIEFKEFSCVHHKDIGSGEISQVFYDKQSIQLVKSSAILIFQVGDLSNGTGRKVKYETISKNYIPGRSAIYKLFLLGPGRYLSITSSKIYIYDHGSRHSMLVGHYFNDNNPRQFFLLSKDHLIINETEHDFRIFNLNRAHNNEAVVKIDFHYLKPGWFKDFYLANMVSMHSPNSRLKLGFSFLDSDDEQHSIFESHYI; from the coding sequence ATGTCATCCATTCCTGAGATCCCAGGCTACTACTATGATGGAGAGAAACGGCGATATTTCAAAATCGTCAACGGAGCGGTGAATCTGCTGCtggaaacaaagaagtacCACAATAATGCCgttgaaaaagagaagcGAAGGTTAAAATACCAAAACTCTCGCCAGGAATCGCTGCTTGCAAACTCCTCGTCATCACaaggttcttcttcatcatcgtcgCTGTCTCCTCATACAATTGCAGTTGAAAAGTCTGTCGAGGAACGTAGGAAAATACTTATAAAGCATACTAAAGAATGGCACAAGAGTCACACTTGCCCAGTCCTCAACCTTAATAACAACTCCTTGTGGCTAAGAATTAAACTGGGAGATGTAGATGTAAATAACCCATACTACGTATTGGATCAGACAGATCTCATACGGAGCTCGTGGACTGGCACAACTCCCGAAAAGGACGAACGTGATGCTCTTCCACAAGGAACTGTAGAAGCTCAGGTCAATAGCTCGGTAATGCTCATGAGAAACCATGACACCTGGCTGCTGTTTCGGTTGTATGATTTCGAGGAAAAGCGTATGAAGTCACTTCCAGACCGTTCTATCGAAACATATTTGGAACAGCATGGCTGTATCCCTGCAGACGACTTGTATGCCCATAATGCCACTGGACATACGGACAGTTTTCAGTTGCTTCGTATCGTAGAAACAGATATCAGCGACTTCAACTGGctcttcagcttcaaaaCTGTATTTGTAGACAAAGAGGCTGTGGATAATACGAGAGCGTTGTTAAAGTTTGTCTACGACAAAATACAGCTGCAGCCCCCCAAAGTTCGCCAGCACTTTACTGTTATCTTTGGATTGCCGCTCATGACCTTTGATGAGACTTTTGTCAGCGTAGACGAGATGAACAATCTCCTACGGTCTCTGGAATCCCAGGAAGCAAGAAGCGCTGCGCTTTCCGCTTTTCTTCACAGACACGAAAAGGATAAAACTCCATTCTTTGAAGGAAGCTACTTGAATCCTGATCTGAGTTATATAACCCATTGTCTTGTCACGGAAGACAATTCCCTCGTAGTCGTCAGCGACCACTACGTAGTTAGTATATCATACAGTCCAAGCGTGCATGGCACCATTGAATTCAAAGAGTTCAGTTGTGTACATCATAAGGATATTGGAAGTGGTGAAATTTCGCAGGTGTTCTATGACAAACAATCGATTCAATTGGTCAAGTCATCAGCAATActcatttttcaagttggcgATCTTAGCAATGGCACTGGGAGAAAAGTCAAATATGAAACCATATCCAAGAACTACATACCAGGACGAAGTGCCATTTACAAATTGTTCCTTCTCGGTCCTGGTCGGTATCTTTCCATTACTTCCAGTAAGATTTACATTTACGACCATGGCTCCAGACATAGTATGCTTGTGGGCCACTACTTTAACGACAACAACCCACGGcagttctttctcttgctGAAAGACCACTTAATTATTAACGAAACAGAACACGACTTCagaattttcaatctcaataGAGCTCATAACAATGAGGCTGTTGTCAAAATTGATTTTCACTACTTGAAACCTGGTTGGTTCAAGGACTTCTACTTGGCCAATATGGTGTCCATGCATAGCCCCAACAGCAGGCTCAAGTTGGGGTTTTCATTTCTTGATTCCGATGACGAACAACACAGTATATTTGAATCACATTATATTTAG